One part of the Phycisphaeraceae bacterium genome encodes these proteins:
- a CDS encoding 4Fe-4S binding protein: protein MPASAKKASGPSSGTPAGSLSLPVLPSDRTCTTHEVKPSKNATRRAIVLILVHLFIVAHVIQWLITGMTLSPVEPSESMETLREGAVNTGFVFFVAALVSTLIFGRFFCGWACHVVALQDLSSHIMKKFRFRPKPWRTRLLVFMPVFLGLYMFVWPVFHRDVLTPYYPTVAGWFGLSKDMPIWMGRSAPLHGFSTAFVVNDFWATFPPWYIAVPFLIACSLGCVYFLGAKGFCTYACPYGGFFGPIDRVSIGRIVVNDNCEQCGHCTAVCTSNVRVHEEVHEYGAVVNPGCMKCLDCVSVCPKNALSFSFAKPAVLTKAKNTELRKQRRQRRSHLYDLSMTEELVFGAMFFAYLFAFRGMFNLVPLLMAGGTSAIATFLTWKLWQAARTQNVRLHRWQLRKRGRFTSSGVVFCGIVLLVAMSAVWSGFIKYHRWQFNLIDASLAVPAETVFAAGYTPSNDVQTHATRAIRHASLSAPFADGGIGWAYRGGERVRLAWMYCVNAEFDRAEQLLAQVALHDNADMELVESILHVMRARGASDTERQQMLARVGEANPNLLQLQVLLAQIDARAGKRDAAVQRLRHVLQDPASDISSVGPAAEVLAQLGEVDEVISLLEAKLQSSPKQAEYEFMLGMLYSSKQQIEPALSHFENAAQLAPENPLMLTTLADVLEATGNISRAEMLRKQVRELTIQHNTHEDSNNR from the coding sequence ATGCCTGCTTCAGCAAAGAAAGCATCAGGACCCTCGTCAGGCACACCTGCCGGCTCACTGTCGTTGCCGGTGCTTCCATCAGATCGAACATGCACAACGCACGAGGTCAAGCCGTCAAAGAACGCGACGCGACGCGCGATTGTGCTGATTCTCGTGCATCTGTTCATCGTCGCTCACGTGATTCAGTGGCTCATTACCGGCATGACACTCTCGCCGGTTGAGCCGAGCGAATCGATGGAGACACTGCGCGAGGGTGCCGTGAACACCGGGTTCGTGTTCTTTGTTGCTGCTCTCGTTTCAACGCTGATCTTCGGCCGATTCTTCTGCGGATGGGCGTGCCACGTCGTTGCGCTGCAGGACCTCTCGTCGCACATCATGAAGAAGTTCCGGTTCAGGCCCAAGCCGTGGCGGACGCGTTTGCTTGTGTTCATGCCGGTGTTTCTCGGGTTGTACATGTTTGTCTGGCCGGTGTTTCATCGAGACGTGCTCACACCCTACTACCCCACAGTTGCAGGCTGGTTTGGGCTCTCAAAGGACATGCCGATCTGGATGGGACGATCGGCGCCTCTGCACGGGTTCTCGACCGCGTTTGTTGTCAATGATTTCTGGGCGACATTCCCGCCGTGGTATATTGCGGTGCCATTCCTCATCGCGTGCAGCTTGGGCTGCGTGTACTTTCTCGGTGCGAAGGGTTTCTGTACGTACGCATGTCCGTATGGCGGATTCTTCGGACCTATAGACAGAGTCTCCATCGGGCGCATCGTTGTCAATGACAACTGTGAACAGTGTGGACACTGCACCGCAGTGTGCACATCGAACGTGCGTGTGCACGAGGAAGTCCACGAGTACGGCGCAGTTGTGAACCCGGGGTGTATGAAATGCCTCGACTGTGTGAGCGTGTGTCCCAAGAACGCGCTCTCATTCAGCTTTGCAAAGCCCGCTGTCCTCACCAAAGCGAAAAACACAGAATTACGAAAGCAACGCCGCCAAAGACGATCACATCTTTACGATCTGTCCATGACCGAAGAACTTGTCTTCGGCGCGATGTTCTTTGCATATCTGTTTGCGTTCCGTGGTATGTTCAACCTTGTACCATTGCTCATGGCTGGTGGAACATCTGCTATTGCTACTTTTCTGACATGGAAACTCTGGCAGGCAGCACGAACCCAGAATGTTCGCTTGCATCGATGGCAACTGCGCAAGAGAGGACGCTTCACCAGCTCGGGTGTCGTGTTCTGTGGCATTGTGCTGCTTGTAGCAATGTCGGCTGTGTGGTCAGGATTCATCAAGTATCATCGCTGGCAGTTCAACCTGATAGATGCATCACTTGCTGTCCCAGCAGAAACGGTGTTCGCAGCAGGTTACACACCATCGAATGATGTACAGACTCATGCAACTCGGGCGATCCGGCATGCTTCACTGTCGGCTCCATTTGCAGATGGTGGAATTGGCTGGGCGTATCGTGGCGGAGAACGCGTGCGCCTTGCATGGATGTACTGTGTCAATGCGGAGTTTGACAGAGCAGAACAACTCTTGGCACAGGTTGCTCTTCATGACAATGCAGATATGGAACTTGTTGAGTCGATCCTGCACGTGATGCGTGCGAGAGGTGCCTCTGATACAGAGCGCCAGCAGATGCTCGCGAGGGTTGGAGAAGCCAATCCAAATCTGCTGCAACTCCAGGTGCTGCTTGCACAGATTGATGCACGCGCAGGCAAACGGGATGCAGCAGTGCAGCGCCTCCGCCATGTCCTGCAGGATCCTGCGTCAGACATATCGTCCGTCGGTCCTGCTGCTGAAGTGCTTGCACAACTTGGCGAGGTCGATGAGGTGATTTCTCTGCTTGAAGCGAAGTTGCAATCATCTCCGAAGCAGGCTGAATACGAGTTCATGCTGGGCATGCTGTACTCAAGCAAACAACAGATTGAGCCAGCGCTGTCACACTTTGAGAATGCTGCTCAACTGGCACCAGAGAACCCATTGATGCTCACAACGCTCGCCGATGTTCTCGAAGCAACCGGCAACATATCCAGAGCCGAAATGCTTCGAAAACAGGTCCGAGAACTGACTATCCAGCACAACACCCACGAAGATTCCAACAACAGGTAG
- a CDS encoding response regulator, translating into MFWRLILRHSVLLIVILSLLVAGITAWQMNSLSRSLITSNASEDAAFLSDAIRTMRTLYSREIVSRAQAAGMSATHDFVHVNNSVPLPATFSMMLGDELSKLTQSGSAKLYSPYPFPWRAETGGLQDNFARRAWASFQKTPDKPFFEIDTQSGTRVFRYAVADKLSESCVGCHNEHPDSPKRGWEAGDIRGVFEVSLPLERIEQEAAHSLRGAWIITGMLAAIGISLLTLFVRRLKNTTSSLEELNASLEQRVQDRTTEALEHKELAEEANRAKSRFISNMSHELRTPLNGVLGYAQILQRDPGISQSQRENISSIVSCGEHLLTLINDVLDISKIEAGKLELAPHPCDLNQLIHDVSDIVRPRAVAKHLAFVLDVAPNSPPAILADATKLRQILLNLLGNAIKFTSQGIVTLRVYPSNTHLRFDIIDTGVGIDSKAQDLIFEPFKQDEAGKHEEGTGLGLAISRQIADRMGGSVSVTSEPGKGSTFTLEIPYEEVDPDTAATVPLLGDTHRLAEDPKQSFLVLVADDRDHNRHILVQLLEAAGFETIEAENGQEALEQMQSHDVSLVLMDVRMPVLDGIDAVRAIRKDSALQHIPVVAVTASVFPHFRERAFEEGFNDFLGKPFRATELFTIIDKHLDVIWETESSHSSATSEPQASSQLTDNAFATVDPDVAQKLATAVQHSNFTAIQQITESLRSHPDTKPLAEQIAILARNFDFDGLATLAQRLVASGSDA; encoded by the coding sequence GTGTTCTGGCGACTCATCCTGCGACATTCGGTGCTTCTCATTGTGATTCTCAGCCTGCTTGTTGCTGGAATCACGGCATGGCAGATGAACTCACTCTCGAGATCGCTCATCACCTCAAACGCATCAGAAGACGCCGCTTTCTTATCCGATGCAATACGCACCATGCGAACCCTTTACTCACGTGAGATTGTCTCACGAGCTCAAGCGGCTGGCATGAGTGCAACGCACGATTTCGTTCACGTGAATAACAGCGTCCCGCTTCCCGCAACATTCAGCATGATGCTCGGCGATGAGTTGAGCAAGCTAACGCAGAGCGGCAGCGCGAAGCTGTACAGTCCGTACCCGTTCCCTTGGCGAGCTGAGACCGGCGGCTTGCAGGATAACTTTGCAAGGCGAGCATGGGCCTCCTTTCAGAAGACTCCTGACAAACCGTTCTTTGAGATCGATACGCAATCGGGAACACGTGTTTTTCGATACGCCGTTGCTGACAAGTTATCCGAAAGTTGCGTGGGGTGTCACAACGAGCACCCCGATTCACCCAAACGAGGTTGGGAGGCAGGTGATATTCGAGGCGTGTTCGAGGTATCACTCCCGCTCGAACGCATTGAGCAGGAAGCTGCACACAGCCTGCGAGGCGCATGGATTATCACGGGCATGCTTGCCGCTATCGGTATCTCGCTGCTCACACTCTTTGTGCGTCGACTGAAGAACACAACATCATCACTGGAAGAACTGAACGCCTCACTTGAGCAGCGCGTGCAGGATCGAACAACCGAAGCGCTCGAACACAAGGAACTTGCCGAAGAAGCAAATCGTGCAAAGAGCCGGTTCATCTCAAACATGAGCCATGAACTCCGTACACCGTTGAATGGCGTGCTTGGATACGCGCAGATACTTCAGCGGGACCCCGGTATCTCCCAATCACAGCGTGAAAATATCTCGTCGATTGTCAGTTGTGGCGAGCATCTGCTGACGCTCATCAATGACGTGCTCGATATCTCCAAGATCGAAGCAGGCAAGCTCGAACTTGCCCCGCACCCGTGCGATCTCAACCAGCTTATCCATGATGTTTCAGATATTGTGCGCCCGCGAGCTGTCGCAAAGCATCTTGCGTTCGTGTTGGATGTCGCACCAAACTCTCCCCCTGCGATACTTGCTGATGCAACGAAGCTGAGACAGATACTGCTCAACCTGCTCGGCAATGCCATCAAGTTCACTTCTCAGGGCATCGTCACTCTCCGGGTATATCCGTCAAATACACATCTGAGATTCGATATTATTGATACGGGTGTTGGTATTGATTCCAAAGCGCAGGATCTGATCTTTGAGCCATTCAAACAGGACGAGGCAGGCAAACACGAGGAGGGCACTGGTCTCGGGCTTGCTATAAGCAGACAGATCGCAGATCGCATGGGCGGAAGTGTGAGTGTCACAAGTGAGCCGGGTAAGGGCAGCACATTTACACTTGAGATCCCCTACGAAGAGGTCGATCCTGACACAGCAGCAACTGTCCCACTGCTTGGTGACACCCATCGGCTGGCAGAAGATCCAAAGCAGTCCTTTCTTGTGCTGGTTGCGGATGATCGAGATCACAATCGGCACATTCTCGTCCAGTTACTTGAAGCAGCAGGGTTTGAAACCATCGAAGCTGAAAACGGGCAGGAAGCACTCGAGCAGATGCAATCACATGATGTGTCGCTCGTCCTCATGGATGTGCGCATGCCGGTGCTCGACGGGATCGACGCTGTCCGAGCAATCAGGAAGGACTCCGCATTGCAGCATATCCCTGTTGTGGCTGTTACTGCGAGCGTTTTTCCGCATTTCCGCGAGCGAGCGTTTGAGGAGGGATTCAACGATTTTCTCGGCAAACCGTTCAGAGCAACCGAGCTTTTTACAATAATTGACAAGCACCTTGATGTGATCTGGGAAACAGAATCATCGCATTCATCTGCCACTTCTGAGCCCCAAGCGTCATCTCAATTGACTGACAACGCATTTGCAACTGTTGACCCGGACGTTGCGCAAAAGCTCGCAACTGCAGTCCAGCACAGCAACTTTACCGCAATCCAACAGATCACCGAGTCATTGCGATCACACCCTGACACAAAGCCACTGGCGGAGCAGATAGCAATACTCGCGAGAAACTTTGACTTCGACGGGCTGGCGACATTGGCACAACGGCTCGTTGCTTCAGGTAGTGACGCATGA
- a CDS encoding SpoIIE family protein phosphatase: MTQSKPHPEKERILLVDDNPTNLQVLFQTLSSLGHDLLVARDGVSAIRVAQESQPSLILLDIMMPPGIDGFETCRQLKENPATRDIAVIFLSALDDTDDKVRGLTTGAVDYVSKPFKADEVIARVRTHLTIVQLQRKLDHQNAQLLHANNRMQQDLIAAEQIQRALLPAETLAFGPVQIQWMYQPCDRLAGDALNIFQIDEHNVGVYVLDVVGHGVSASLLSVAVMHALSPTSSIGSMNLLDPVEVAATLNTRFPMLSGSNQFFTLFYGVINTQQRSITYTLAAHPPPMHVDAAGQAQVWEGSGLPIGVVKEPMYNAWTKTLSPGTRLFIFSDGLPELRAPDGTLFGDDNLKALIQNCAGIHLTGTLDRISEHIIAWNHQGKSDDISVIAIEINQ; the protein is encoded by the coding sequence ATGACACAAAGCAAACCACATCCAGAGAAAGAACGCATCCTGCTTGTCGATGACAACCCGACAAATCTGCAGGTGCTCTTTCAAACACTCTCCAGTTTGGGCCATGATCTCCTCGTTGCGAGAGATGGCGTATCCGCGATTCGAGTTGCACAGGAATCACAACCCAGTCTGATCCTGCTCGACATCATGATGCCGCCTGGTATAGACGGGTTCGAAACATGCAGACAGTTGAAAGAAAACCCTGCAACCAGGGATATCGCTGTTATCTTTCTCTCGGCACTCGATGACACCGACGACAAGGTGCGAGGTCTGACAACCGGCGCGGTTGACTATGTCAGCAAACCATTCAAAGCCGATGAGGTCATCGCAAGAGTGCGCACCCATTTGACCATTGTGCAGTTGCAACGAAAACTGGATCATCAGAACGCCCAACTGCTCCATGCAAACAATCGCATGCAGCAGGACCTCATTGCAGCCGAACAGATCCAGAGAGCACTTCTTCCGGCTGAAACTCTCGCATTCGGACCGGTGCAGATCCAGTGGATGTACCAGCCGTGCGATCGGCTTGCTGGCGATGCACTGAACATCTTTCAGATCGATGAGCACAATGTGGGAGTCTATGTGCTCGACGTTGTTGGTCACGGCGTAAGCGCCTCACTGCTATCGGTCGCTGTCATGCACGCACTCTCACCTACCTCCAGCATCGGTAGCATGAACCTTCTCGACCCCGTTGAGGTTGCAGCCACACTCAATACAAGATTCCCAATGCTGTCAGGATCAAACCAGTTCTTTACATTGTTCTACGGTGTCATCAACACACAACAGCGAAGCATCACCTACACGCTCGCGGCACATCCACCGCCAATGCACGTCGACGCTGCTGGTCAGGCGCAGGTGTGGGAGGGGTCCGGCTTACCGATCGGTGTCGTGAAGGAGCCAATGTACAATGCATGGACGAAAACCCTCTCGCCCGGAACACGCTTGTTCATTTTCTCAGATGGCTTACCCGAGTTGAGAGCCCCCGACGGGACACTCTTCGGCGATGACAATCTCAAAGCCCTTATCCAGAACTGCGCAGGCATACACCTGACCGGTACGCTCGACCGAATCAGCGAGCACATCATTGCGTGGAATCATCAAGGTAAAAGCGATGACATCTCTGTTATCGCGATTGAGATCAACCAATAA
- a CDS encoding MIP family channel protein gives MSQHTIAQRSVAEAFGTFCLVFAGAGAIIANATSQGAVTHVGVALVFGLIVMAMIYAIGEKSGAHINPAVTIAFIVAGKFQARDALPYIIAQCAGACLASLLLVFLYPSSTFPEGVSPTYGLTLPSGSVMQSFLFEIVLTCILMFVILCVATGSKEQGLMAGIAIGGTVGLEALFAGPTCGASMNPARSLGPALVAGHLESLWIYLVAPILGAVIAVPLWKLVYSPPRE, from the coding sequence ATGTCCCAACACACTATCGCCCAGCGATCCGTCGCTGAAGCCTTCGGCACCTTCTGTCTGGTCTTTGCAGGTGCAGGGGCGATTATCGCAAATGCGACTTCACAGGGCGCTGTGACACACGTCGGTGTCGCTCTCGTGTTCGGGCTCATAGTGATGGCGATGATCTACGCGATTGGTGAGAAGTCCGGCGCCCACATCAACCCCGCCGTCACGATCGCGTTTATTGTTGCAGGAAAATTCCAGGCCAGGGACGCGCTCCCATACATCATCGCGCAGTGCGCGGGGGCGTGTCTCGCTTCACTGCTGCTTGTTTTCCTGTATCCAAGCAGCACATTCCCCGAGGGCGTTTCCCCAACCTACGGGCTCACACTTCCATCGGGTTCTGTGATGCAGTCGTTTCTCTTTGAGATCGTGCTCACTTGTATTCTCATGTTCGTGATTCTGTGCGTCGCAACAGGATCAAAGGAACAAGGACTGATGGCTGGTATTGCGATCGGCGGCACGGTTGGTCTGGAAGCACTGTTCGCAGGTCCAACCTGCGGCGCATCCATGAACCCTGCGCGATCACTCGGCCCTGCGCTTGTTGCGGGGCATCTGGAATCACTCTGGATCTATCTTGTTGCTCCGATCCTTGGTGCAGTTATCGCGGTACCGCTCTGGAAGCTCGTGTACTCTCCACCAAGAGAATAG
- a CDS encoding 2-oxoacid:ferredoxin oxidoreductase subunit beta has protein sequence MPLPTYTPKDFATDQDVRWCPGCGDYAVLTAVRKALPKLGHRREDYVFVSGIGCAARFPYYMNTYGLHTIHGRSLAVATGIKLANPELQICVVSGDGDLFSIGGNHTIHAMRRNVDLTVLLLNNRIYGLTKGQYSPTSEQGKVTKSSPMGSPDFPVNPIALAVASGCTLIARTIDVDMKHFDAVYVRAMEHKGTSFVEVYQDCNIFNHKAWFYASQKESKFDATVVVEHGKPLIFGKDRDKGIRLRNGSPEVVTIGHGVSEADLLVHDETDRTLAFVYSQMAHPEFPEPIGVLYAETGKPTYDELVHEQIHAAREQRKGTEAEALQQLLHGAETWTVEQ, from the coding sequence ATGCCACTGCCCACGTACACACCGAAGGACTTTGCAACCGATCAGGACGTTCGCTGGTGCCCCGGGTGTGGCGACTACGCTGTGCTTACCGCAGTGCGCAAGGCGTTACCGAAGCTCGGCCATCGCAGGGAAGACTATGTGTTCGTATCCGGTATCGGATGCGCAGCACGCTTCCCGTACTACATGAACACGTATGGACTGCACACCATCCACGGTAGATCACTTGCGGTCGCAACCGGGATCAAACTCGCCAACCCGGAACTACAGATCTGTGTCGTGTCGGGTGATGGCGACCTCTTCTCGATCGGCGGCAACCACACGATTCATGCGATGCGCCGCAATGTTGATCTCACGGTTCTGCTCCTGAACAACAGGATCTACGGCCTGACGAAGGGGCAATATTCACCGACGAGCGAGCAGGGCAAGGTGACAAAGTCATCGCCGATGGGCTCGCCCGATTTTCCAGTGAATCCAATCGCGCTCGCGGTTGCGTCCGGATGCACGTTGATCGCGCGGACAATCGATGTCGACATGAAGCATTTCGATGCGGTGTATGTTCGTGCGATGGAGCACAAGGGGACATCGTTTGTCGAGGTGTACCAGGACTGCAATATCTTCAACCACAAGGCGTGGTTCTACGCGTCACAGAAGGAATCAAAGTTTGATGCCACCGTTGTCGTTGAGCATGGCAAGCCGTTGATCTTCGGGAAGGATCGCGACAAGGGGATCCGTCTTCGCAATGGCTCGCCCGAGGTTGTGACAATCGGTCACGGTGTTTCGGAAGCCGATCTACTCGTTCACGATGAGACGGATCGGACGCTCGCATTTGTCTATTCGCAGATGGCACATCCCGAGTTTCCCGAGCCGATCGGTGTGCTCTATGCGGAAACGGGCAAGCCGACCTACGACGAGCTTGTGCACGAGCAGATCCACGCTGCACGCGAACAGCGCAAGGGAACAGAAGCGGAGGCGCTCCAGCAACTGCTGCATGGTGCCGAGACGTGGACAGTGGAACAGTAA
- a CDS encoding 2-oxoacid:acceptor oxidoreductase subunit alpha translates to MSDTHAEPTRLAEAVVRFCGDSGDGMQLAGGQFADTSAIYGNDFATFPDFPAEIRAPRGTTFGVSGFQIHFSDHDIFTPGDAVQTLVAMNPAGFKTNIDDVESGGTVIVDEDEFTSTGLTKCGYPKDYNPLDDDAVIQKYRIIKVPISRLTRESLATSDLGAKAIDRCRNMYALGIVYWLYDRPLEPTIRFLERTFSERKKQPEIADLNIRALKAGYYFGETAELWQQRHRVVAAPQQAGTYRRISGNEAVVLGFVTAAHKAGKSLTYASYPITPASDIIHGLSRLKQFGVRTFQAEDEIAAVCAAIGASFAGDIGVTGTSGPGLALKGEALGLAVMMELPLVVVDVQRAGPSTGMPTKTEQADLFQAMYGRSGESPCIVLAPCTPSDCFTMAIEAVRLATAHMCPVILLSDAYIANGAEPWRVPDLGDIPSIDVQHPAADENANEFHPYDRINENLARPWAIPGTPGLEHRLGGLEKQAVTGSVSYDPDNHDAMLKLRADKVQRAAKSIPPVEVYGDQSGEMLVLGWGGTYGSLRTAVDQLRACGASVSLAHLRYLHPFPSNLGDVLKRFERVVVPEINLGQLSRVIRAEFLFDAVPINSARGRPLGVEMLVEEIAAIMNSGEVLA, encoded by the coding sequence ATGAGTGACACGCACGCCGAGCCGACCAGACTTGCAGAAGCCGTTGTTCGTTTCTGCGGCGATTCCGGCGATGGGATGCAGCTCGCCGGCGGACAGTTCGCCGACACGTCCGCGATCTATGGGAACGACTTTGCGACGTTCCCCGATTTCCCTGCCGAGATCCGCGCACCGAGAGGCACGACATTTGGCGTGTCTGGTTTCCAGATTCACTTTTCGGATCACGATATCTTCACACCGGGCGATGCTGTGCAGACGCTCGTTGCGATGAACCCTGCGGGGTTCAAGACGAACATCGATGATGTCGAGTCCGGCGGGACAGTAATTGTGGACGAGGACGAGTTCACGTCGACAGGTCTGACAAAGTGCGGGTATCCCAAGGATTACAATCCGCTCGATGACGATGCGGTGATCCAGAAGTATCGCATCATCAAGGTGCCCATCAGCAGGCTCACGCGCGAGTCGCTTGCAACGTCAGATCTTGGCGCTAAGGCAATCGATCGTTGCCGGAACATGTACGCGCTCGGGATCGTGTACTGGCTGTACGATCGCCCGCTCGAGCCGACAATCCGGTTTCTTGAACGCACTTTCTCCGAACGAAAGAAGCAACCCGAGATAGCTGATCTGAATATCCGAGCGCTCAAGGCAGGGTACTACTTCGGAGAAACAGCAGAACTCTGGCAGCAGCGCCATCGCGTTGTTGCAGCACCGCAGCAGGCGGGCACGTACCGGCGCATCAGTGGAAATGAAGCGGTCGTGCTCGGGTTTGTCACCGCTGCGCACAAGGCTGGCAAGTCACTGACGTACGCGAGCTATCCCATCACACCCGCGTCGGACATTATCCACGGACTGTCGCGACTGAAACAGTTCGGTGTGCGCACATTCCAGGCGGAGGATGAGATAGCAGCGGTGTGCGCCGCGATCGGCGCAAGCTTCGCGGGTGACATTGGTGTCACCGGAACCTCTGGTCCTGGTCTTGCGCTGAAGGGGGAGGCGCTCGGGCTCGCGGTGATGATGGAACTGCCATTGGTTGTTGTTGATGTGCAGCGCGCAGGTCCATCAACGGGCATGCCGACAAAGACGGAGCAGGCCGATCTGTTTCAGGCGATGTACGGCAGGTCTGGCGAGAGCCCGTGCATCGTGCTTGCACCATGTACACCATCGGACTGCTTTACGATGGCAATCGAAGCGGTGCGTCTCGCGACAGCGCACATGTGCCCGGTGATTCTGCTCTCAGATGCGTACATCGCAAATGGTGCCGAGCCGTGGCGCGTGCCCGATCTCGGTGACATTCCATCGATCGATGTGCAGCATCCAGCAGCGGATGAGAACGCAAACGAGTTTCATCCGTACGACCGAATCAATGAAAACCTTGCACGTCCGTGGGCGATTCCCGGAACGCCCGGTCTTGAGCATCGGCTTGGCGGTCTCGAAAAGCAGGCTGTGACGGGAAGTGTTTCGTACGATCCCGACAATCACGACGCGATGCTGAAGCTTCGCGCCGACAAGGTGCAGCGTGCAGCAAAGTCGATCCCTCCGGTCGAGGTGTACGGCGATCAGTCAGGCGAGATGCTCGTGCTCGGATGGGGCGGGACATACGGGTCGCTGCGCACCGCGGTGGATCAGCTCCGTGCGTGCGGCGCGTCGGTCAGTCTCGCGCATCTTCGGTACCTGCACCCGTTCCCTTCGAACCTTGGCGATGTGCTCAAGCGATTCGAGCGTGTTGTTGTGCCGGAAATTAATCTGGGGCAGCTCAGCCGCGTGATCCGCGCCGAGTTCCTTTTTGATGCGGTTCCGATCAACAGCGCCCGCGGCAGACCGCTTGGCGTTGAGATGCTGGTTGAAGAGATTGCTGCGATCATGAACAGTGGGGAGGTGCTGGCGTGA
- a CDS encoding GTP cyclohydrolase I FolE2, whose product MPDVQASRDARNVAIDRVGVKAVTYPMRLRQPDGGEQTTVASINMYVALPHYQKGTHMSRFMEVLNEHANEPLRPDQIPAVTDAIRQRLDAKEAHFEAEFTYFIKKPAPVTGMMALMDYRVKFLCTANCETDFQMSVRAPATSLCPCSKEISEYGAHNQRCEIEAQVRFNESMWIEDLAKHLEQAASCPVFAILKRPDEKYVTEAAYDNPKFVEDIVRDLAILLDDDERVVTYSISSENFESIHNHNAFAELARDKRDASH is encoded by the coding sequence ATGCCCGATGTGCAGGCATCGCGGGATGCAAGAAATGTTGCAATCGATCGCGTTGGAGTGAAGGCTGTGACCTACCCGATGCGTTTGCGTCAACCGGATGGTGGCGAGCAGACAACGGTTGCATCGATTAACATGTACGTTGCGCTGCCGCACTACCAGAAGGGCACGCATATGAGCCGGTTTATGGAGGTGCTCAACGAGCACGCCAACGAACCGCTGCGTCCAGATCAGATCCCTGCCGTGACAGATGCGATTCGTCAGCGGCTCGATGCCAAGGAAGCTCACTTTGAAGCGGAGTTCACATACTTCATCAAGAAGCCCGCTCCCGTGACCGGCATGATGGCACTGATGGACTATCGCGTGAAGTTCCTGTGCACAGCCAACTGCGAAACAGATTTCCAGATGAGCGTGCGAGCACCCGCGACGAGCCTGTGCCCGTGCTCCAAGGAGATCAGTGAGTACGGCGCACATAACCAGCGATGTGAGATCGAGGCGCAGGTTCGATTCAATGAGTCGATGTGGATCGAGGATCTTGCCAAGCATCTGGAACAGGCGGCCTCATGCCCTGTGTTTGCAATCCTGAAGCGACCCGACGAGAAGTACGTCACCGAAGCTGCGTACGACAATCCCAAGTTCGTGGAGGACATCGTGCGCGATCTTGCGATTCTTCTCGACGACGACGAACGTGTTGTGACATATTCCATCAGTTCTGAGAACTTCGAGTCGATCCACAATCACAACGCGTTCGCTGAGCTTGCGCGTGATAAACGCGACGCATCGCACTGA